TAACTTTTTAGCTGCTTTTGTCTACCCAATTCACTGTTCAAATATGCTGCCAACTCCAGCAAAATGCCTAAGCTCAGTAGCGGAAGGGAGACCTTCTCCAAAAATAGTTTAACACTGACATAAGAGACCTACTCTCTGCCCTGCTGTTCCAAGGATGCATAGTAGtaaattaattacttttcatAAGAACCATAATCAGAGTAGTCAGTTCAGctccttgagcttgctctgccatttaatatgatgaAGGCTAATATTATCTCggccccaactccactttctatTCTGCTGCATGCAGAGTCTCGTGGCcctgtggtattatcaccagagtACTAATCCAGAAAATCAGCTAGTGTtctagggacttgggtttgaatcctaccacggcagatgacagaatttgaattcaatatttcaaaaaattatgtttcaggaagaaaaatctggaattcagaatctactgatgatcatgaaaccactgttgattgttggaaaaacccatatcGTTCACTAATTCCTTCAGGGAATGTCATTGAGTCTCAATCGCCTTCTGAAATAGCTTAGCAAGCCACACATTTGTACCAAATGCTACTAAGTTTCaaagaagatagagggtagtggtggagggttgcttttcatactggaggcctgcgagcagtagtgtgccacaagattcagtgctgggtccactgctttttgtcattcatataaatgacttggatgtgaacataggaggcatgattattaagtttgcaggTAACACTAAATTTGGAGGTTTACTATACAGCCTGgaaggttgcctcagagtacaatggatcttgatcagatgggccaaaaaGGTGAGGAGTGGCAACTGgtgtttgatttagataaatgtgaggtgctgcaatttggaaaggcaaatcagggcaggacttatacacttaatggtaaggtcatggggtgtgttgctgaacaaagaaactttggagtgcaggttcacagttccttgattTGCAGGTAttatggatagtgaagaaggcatttggtatgtttggtaacaaagtgtaaagctggatgaacacagcaggccaagcagcatcttaggagcacaaaagctgacgttttgggcctagacccaagcctttattggtcagtgcattgagtcgaggagttgggaggtcatgtcatGGCCATAtaggagtattgcatgcaattctggtctccctcctataggaaggatgttgttgtaAAAgtagaaagtgttcagaaaagatttacgaggatgttgccagggttggagggtttgagtataAGGTTAGGCTAAATAGGCTgcagatattttccctggagttttggagtctgaggggtgaccttatagaagtttatgaaatcacaaGGGACATGGATTGCGTAAATaggcaatgtcttttccccagggtgagcgtgtccaaaactagaaggtatagctttaaagtgagaggggaaagatataaaagggtcgtaagggacaattttttttcatgcCGAGGGTAgtgcagccagaggaagtggtgaaagctgCTATGATTACAGTTTAAAAGgcctctggatgggtatacgaataggaaggtttagagggatatgggacaaatactggtaaatggaactagatttatataggatatttggtcagGATGGacagattggactgaagggtctgttcccttgctgtatatctctatgactctataaatggaACCAGCCAGCCAGATCACTTGccatcgacctaggcaccagaaaaaaACGACAGACTCAGCCCTACCGACCCCATAATATCTAGTTCTTGAGCTGTAGATAATACTGGAAGATTGTAATGTTCAAGATTCGGAAGACGTTATTAAGTCTACTTCTCTCGTTCAGCCTCAGCCCAAAAGTGTCATGTATATACGTAGTATTGAACATCTTTCACTTCATTATATTTTGTTTAGTTAAGCCGCAGATTTTGAtatcattttgaaatatttaaaaagaattttTCTACTTCCCAGATATCTGTTATATTCGATGACTTTAGCAAGATGGAGAATTGCTGTAATTTATTGGTGGAGAAACTAGACAGTTCTGTTGTTGTTGGTTCACCTCAGTTTTATCACACAACTGAAGCTGTGGAAAGTATCAGGTAACATGgactactttgtttttgttagccAGGATCAAGACCCTTTGACGTCTTGTTGAAAGATCAGTGTTTTAGATTATTTATTGTACTGCTTACTTATTCCATGAACAATTCATTTTTCTAATAATTTAAAACACACTTTTTAAACCCTTTTTAATGCTCATACAAACTGAAGTTCCTTGCAGATGGAGTAATTTTACAGCtagttaagttttttttaaaaagcacaaattttACGATCTTAATTGCTCGTTATTATAAATAGTGAGTGGTATTGACCTGGAACCTGCTGCCTACAGTGATGGAGAAAATTGGATGGGTACTTGAGGGAAACAAACTTGCAGGGCAGTGGAGATAGAGTATAGCTATTGGACAAACTGTGTCATTCCTACAAACAGGCAGCATGGGCTTGGTGAAGTGAAGGGCCTCGTTATGGATGTACTAATGAGTCTTGCGTTGTCTGTTACCAAAATATGTTACATATTATTcattaaagtcctttagggaaggaaactgccatccctacctggtctggcctacattttaCTTCAgacccaatgtggttgactttgaactgccctctgggcaattagggatgggcaataaatcatgttaatgaatttaaaacaaaattttgagTTTTTGAAATCAATTGGATTGCTTTAGAGTTGTATTGGTGTAGATGTTTCTACCATAGAAATAAATGTCGAGTGAGATATAAGGCATATCAAAACCACTTGCATCCAAATCTAGgtattttttttaagataaaCTAATACATCAACAAGTGGGTTTGGGGAATACTTCAATGGGAATCTAAGTTCTCATGCTTGAATATAAAAATCAATTACTGCCATTGATATCAATGTAGTATTGACTTGAAACTGGTTTCAAGTTGACCGCAAATCACCAATATATAGTTTACATTATATCATATCTACTCAGCATTGGTGCTAATATgtgcagaagagctgaattccaaaatttaaatcagagtgactgtccttgaatTCTAAGAGACATTTGacaatgtggcatcaaggagggTCAGTAAAAGTGAAGTTTCAGCCCTAGAAAATTGTTGTTAGTTTCTTCGGGCATTCttctaagcccaaccatcttcgctgcttcatcaatgacttgccTCCATTATAAAACGGGAAGTGAGCATGTTTCTGATTGCACAATAAAGAGTTGCAAATGGTGATGAATAGGTACAGAAGCATGATGTGCTGCATTTAGCAAGACCTAGACAGCATTCAAGCTTGAGCTGGTAAGTAGCAAGTAGCTTTGTACCACAAAAATTCCAGGTGATGACATCTCAATAAAAGGCAGTGAAACCACTTATCCTTGATGTTTGTGGCATTGCCAATTGGCAATTTACTTACTATTAACATTCTGAGCCAGACAGTCACCACTGACAAGAAATTTTATTGTACcggtctctctcactcacacgctcacacacatgaCTACAATAGCAGATCACAGAATTATAGATTCGTTAGGGaggagaaagaggccattctgcctatcTATTCTGTTTAgcttgctcatgattttgaaaacctctacgAAATCTTCTCCCAGTTAACATCTATCCAAGGAGAGCCATCCCAACTTCATCGATCTTTCCGCATAACCTGAAGTTTCTCACTCTTGGGAACCATTCTCGCAAATCATTTCGACACTCTCTCCAACAtattcatatctttcctataatgtggcacccagaaccgAAATCCACAGGCATACGTTCATCATTACCTTCAATTCTTGTACTTTATGAACCAATTAACAAAGAAGGAAcactgctttattaactgctgtctttacctatactgccaccttcagagatctaTGCGCACATAAACCCAGGTATTTCCTGCATCCCTTTTAGAAATATGCTCCAtactttatattgtctttcagtgTTCTTCGGACCAGTGTGTGTCACCTTCTCTGCATTTATAacctcatctgccacctttcTACCCATTCCACCAATTTGTCCTTTTGGAGTTGCACACTGttatcacagtttacaattcttccattTCAAAGGCTGGCTAGTCTGCAGTGACTCCCCTGCAAAAGTAGGTCCACCTTCTACAAAGCTGtcgttgattgttgtaaaagcccatgtGGTTCATTATTGCCCTTTTTGGAAAGAAAATCTCCTGCCCTTACCTGTATGTAGCTCTcaacccataacaatgtggttgacttttaactgccctttgaaatggctcaTCAAGCTACTTAATTCAAAGCAGTTAAGATAGGAAACAAATGTCAGCctcacttaagaagcttgacaccatccaaggcaaagcagcctCTTTGACTGGCAGCCCATtcatcaccttaaacattcactccctccaacacacatGCACCATAAGATCAGTATCATTTGTATTGCAGCAACTTGCAAATCCTACAATCTGTGCTGCTTAGAAGTGCACGATCAGCATGTAAAGGAACAGCACCGTCTGCAAGTTCTCATCTGAGCCACCCAGCACTTTGACTTGAACTATATCACTACTGCTTTATTATCCCTGAATAGAACCCCAGCCTAGCAGCATTGTGGGTGGATCAACATGCCAGGGACTGTAGCATTTGAAGAAGAAAGTTCATAATCAACCTTGATATAAAGATTGTAATCGATTAGCAAATTAATGTAATGCCCACatactgtaatttttaaaaaactctcctGTTTCCCCTGTAGCGTGCCatattttcattaattttattgCAGATAATAAAGGTATTTCTTTTGGGATTAAGGTGACTTCAGATGTAGGACAAACCACTTGAACCTCTGTAGCCTCTGTTATTCTAAATAAAGCCATGTAATTTATTGGCACTAAATTCCatgtaccttttttttaaatcaattcaATCCTATTGTTAGATTCCTTAACATCCCTTTAAAACAATGACTTGTAAGGTCATAACTACCATATGGTGGAGGAAACAAAATGGTCTTCAGACTCGAACAACGGAAATGAcctcaggaacaaaaagaaagttcctggaaaagctcagaaaatctggcagcatctgtgaaggagaaaacagagttaatgtttctgggcCGGTGATCCAACCTCAGGGATGACCTTAGGTTTGTGTGGTGGGAAGTGGAGTGTTTTGGGTACTGGTACTAACTTCTTTCTTTTGAGAAGATAATGGAGTTACACTTGAggaaaaaagaaatttaaatgttttaagGTTTAATTATGCATACAAAAAGTGTGGAAACATGAAAAAGTTTATTGTACAAATCATAATAGCTCATGAAGTTATCAGACAGTTGGAGAAtttattaaaacagaaatttgaaCATCCAGAAGTTGATTGATTAATCTGTGGCCAGTTATACTAATTCTTCAGGGAAGTGGCCAACCTCCCACCATAACATCAGTGAAACTTTGATTGTATTTCCTGTAGGAATCCAGAGTTTCATTTTCATTACAAAAACTTGATGAATGGGGTTGGCTAAGTAACAGAAATTTAGCTCCTTTGCTTCATTTGCATTTCTCAGCGAAATCACTGCCCTGCTGGGATGAGGCACAAGAAATTAGCATCAAGTAGCTACTGCTGAAAACCTGTGAAAATGTTCCCCCACAAGTTCTCCAGTAAGGGAAGTCCAGGGCAAGAATTGCCCAAGGGTTCCTCATAGAGCTGTGTGGAGCATTTACATTCTTTTGGTCCTGGCTAATGTTTCTGGCAAGCTTTGCCCTAAAGAAACTCCATTAATATCCTACTCAGGCCTTAGATTACAGTGCCATACTGAGCCTTGATGATATCAAAGTGCACCACATGTTTGAAGAGAACCTCATTTGTACAGGTGTTCTTACCGACCACAATTTCTGCGTAAACCGCTCACTTAATTGTAATTTCCTTGCTGCCTTACACTTTAGGGTGGTAGAGGGTCAGGAATTAGGTGGGCAGTTAAAATCCAAGGCCTtagcatctgctgtatttttttttaaactgtggagagtaaaataaaattttatcCAAGTTCCGTTTTATTTTGTATAGACGGCAGGCGTGTCTTCGAGCAGTTGCTAATTCTCGACGTAAAGCTTTTGAAGTATGCCGACTACTTGGTCAGACACTCGGCAGACCTTTGATTGTTCGAGAAGAAGAAATTAAAGAAACTGAAGGGTTAACCTCTGAAGCACAAGCAGTGGACAATACAAGGCCATTGACTCTACAGCAGCAAATTAGCAATGCATCTGTTACTGTTTGTTCTAAAGTCTTTGTGACTTTTGAACTTAAATCAAAAGATAATCTCAAAAGAAATAATTGAGTAAGACCCTTTTGAATTTATAAATTAAAGCTTTTGAATCAGGAAACTGGCTGATTTTTCAGAAAAGGGGCGAGAATGTTTCAAACCTGTACTAATGCAGAATTTGTAAGCAAGCTGGAGATGCAAATGCTGTATTAGCTAATTCTTGATGGTGTTCATTTTTAATGTTCTTTAGTGTGATTACAATGGATCCATCAGTCTTGTGCATAACAGAATCTGTTATTTCTACTTATTCAGCTCATCACCAGTAACCAAAACTCCATGGAACATCTGTCAGCTTATTGGCAAAAGATGCCGAGGAACAAAAAGTTATTGACGACAGGCTTTTTTCATAGATGCAGCTACGAGGCATGTAATCTTTTGTGCAACAGTCAGTATCATCAAATTTTTTTCAATCATTTCTCTGTCATATAATCTTTTAATCTTCATTGCTGATACAAAATGAAGAAGGAAACTATTGTTAAtgcagcacatctgtttcaggtTGTTGAGC
Above is a window of Stegostoma tigrinum isolate sSteTig4 chromosome 4, sSteTig4.hap1, whole genome shotgun sequence DNA encoding:
- the irak1bp1 gene encoding interleukin-1 receptor-associated kinase 1-binding protein 1 homolog produces the protein MAISPAQVFATLLSDTENGKRCWPERRGSKSPAPSPSAEREVQVSATAEVSALPNRARICVLVASRKEAAAAAKSSVSRRLEYILQSVRAHGVREDGITVTKDFRRIENAYEMEAEISVIFDDFSKMENCCNLLVEKLDSSVVVGSPQFYHTTEAVESIRRQACLRAVANSRRKAFEVCRLLGQTLGRPLIVREEEIKETEGLTSEAQAVDNTRPLTLQQQISNASVTVCSKVFVTFELKSKDNLKRNN